Proteins found in one Borreliella valaisiana VS116 genomic segment:
- the p22 gene encoding lipoprotein P22, which translates to MYKNGFLKNYLMGLLFFLIIGCTSKDSSNEYVEEQEVDSSSKLNDASKIDEHTIGHVFHAMGVVHSKNDRKSLGENIKVFYFSEKDGYFETIPSKEGAKLIVYLYDNIYAGEAPISISGKEAFIFVGITSDFKKIINSNLHGAKSDLIGTFRDLNIKNSKLEVTIDENNADAKTFLESVNYIIDGIEKISPMMMN; encoded by the coding sequence ATGTATAAAAATGGTTTTTTAAAAAACTATTTAATGGGGTTGTTATTTTTTTTAATAATTGGGTGTACTTCAAAAGATAGCTCAAATGAATATGTTGAAGAACAAGAAGTGGATAGCTCTTCTAAACTCAATGATGCTTCTAAAATAGATGAACATACTATTGGTCATGTTTTTCATGCTATGGGAGTAGTTCATTCAAAAAATGATCGAAAAAGTTTGGGGGAAAATATAAAGGTTTTTTATTTTTCTGAAAAAGATGGATACTTTGAAACAATACCTTCAAAAGAGGGTGCAAAATTAATAGTTTATCTTTATGATAATATCTATGCAGGAGAAGCTCCAATTAGTATCTCTGGAAAAGAAGCGTTTATTTTTGTCGGAATTACCTCTGATTTTAAAAAGATTATAAATAGTAATTTGCATGGTGCGAAAAGCGACCTTATTGGCACCTTTAGAGATCTTAATATTAAAAATTCAAAATTGGAAGTTACAATTGATGAGAATAATGCAGACGCAAAAACCTTTTTAGAATCTGTTAATTATATTATAGACGGTATTGAAAAAATATCACCTATGATGATGAATTAA
- the mgsA gene encoding methylglyoxal synthase, which produces MEKKIALIAHDKKKDDLVNFVKLNHLFLSKFKLIATGTTGSKIQQATDLTIIKYKSGPMGGDQQIGAEVAEGNILAIFFFRDPLTSQPHEPDVSALIRLCDVHNVPLATNVKTAEILIKGLERLISK; this is translated from the coding sequence ATGGAAAAAAAAATAGCATTAATTGCACATGACAAAAAAAAGGATGATTTGGTAAATTTTGTCAAACTAAACCATCTCTTCTTATCTAAATTTAAGCTTATTGCAACAGGAACAACAGGGTCCAAAATTCAACAAGCTACTGATCTTACAATTATTAAATATAAATCAGGCCCTATGGGGGGAGATCAGCAAATTGGCGCTGAAGTAGCTGAAGGAAATATCTTGGCCATATTCTTCTTTAGAGATCCCCTAACAAGCCAGCCTCACGAACCAGATGTGTCAGCTCTTATTAGACTTTGCGACGTACATAATGTACCGCTAGCAACCAACGTAAAAACAGCGGAAATTTTAATAAAAGGCCTTGAAAGATTAATTTCAAAATAG
- a CDS encoding S41 family peptidase: MKNKFLICVYFLLTLGISSLVIVESIFAFDESNSNKLSRSNYEQMMIQAFEFVKENYVDPVNDEVIFEGALKGIFQALGDPYSQYLTKKDLEEISKTTVGDYVGIGISIIKKMHSQDKQDKAKDLDTNNACVAIVTPFEGGPAYKAGIKSGDCIIAVDGKSVSSMEVDQVVDLLKGKEGTKVKVSILRGKNLTLDFELTREKIEIQTIKYDVINSDIGYIRIVSFNPHTSGAFSKALDNLKNRNIKSLILDLRLNTGGYFQAAIKMADNILSKGTIVSTKSRNSSKPVDYKASSKQILPSDIKIVALIDKSSASASEVFVGALKDNKRAYIIGEKSYGKGLIQHVVPFYTGGFKITSSKYYTPSGKSIHKVGIEPDLEIKSPDFSEEEALIYKEIFDKKLIESFLKDKKSITEQEIDFFVENLVKENPKYKIDKEFLGKYVFFNYYQDNNKELPIYNLHYDKVLKAACEYLSKLGN; encoded by the coding sequence ATGAAAAATAAATTTTTAATATGCGTGTATTTTTTATTGACTTTAGGTATAAGCTCTCTAGTAATTGTTGAATCTATTTTTGCTTTTGATGAATCTAATAGTAATAAGTTATCAAGATCTAATTATGAGCAGATGATGATTCAAGCTTTTGAATTTGTAAAAGAAAATTATGTGGATCCTGTAAACGATGAAGTAATTTTTGAAGGCGCTTTAAAAGGAATATTTCAAGCCTTAGGAGATCCTTATTCTCAATATTTGACAAAAAAGGATTTAGAAGAAATTTCAAAAACAACGGTAGGAGATTATGTTGGTATTGGAATTTCAATAATAAAAAAAATGCATTCTCAAGATAAGCAAGACAAGGCAAAAGATCTTGATACTAATAATGCTTGCGTTGCTATTGTTACTCCTTTTGAGGGAGGTCCGGCTTATAAGGCTGGAATTAAATCTGGAGATTGTATTATCGCTGTTGATGGTAAGAGCGTCTCTTCTATGGAAGTAGATCAAGTTGTTGATCTTTTGAAAGGTAAAGAAGGTACAAAAGTCAAAGTATCTATTCTTAGGGGAAAAAATTTAACATTGGATTTTGAACTTACAAGAGAAAAGATAGAAATACAAACAATCAAGTATGATGTTATTAATTCAGATATTGGCTATATAAGAATAGTGAGCTTCAATCCGCACACTTCCGGAGCTTTTAGCAAAGCTTTAGACAATCTTAAGAATAGAAATATTAAATCTTTAATTTTGGATTTAAGGCTTAATACCGGGGGATATTTTCAGGCAGCTATTAAAATGGCAGATAATATTTTATCTAAAGGAACTATTGTTTCCACAAAATCAAGAAATTCCAGCAAGCCTGTTGATTATAAGGCAAGCTCAAAACAAATTTTGCCTTCAGATATAAAAATTGTTGCTTTAATAGATAAATCATCAGCGTCAGCATCAGAGGTTTTTGTAGGGGCCTTAAAAGATAATAAGAGGGCCTATATTATAGGCGAAAAGTCTTATGGCAAAGGGCTCATTCAGCATGTAGTTCCTTTTTATACTGGTGGATTTAAAATTACAAGTTCAAAGTATTATACTCCATCTGGGAAGAGTATCCATAAAGTTGGGATTGAACCTGATTTGGAAATAAAATCGCCAGATTTTTCTGAAGAGGAAGCATTAATATATAAAGAAATTTTTGATAAAAAGCTAATAGAAAGTTTTTTAAAAGACAAAAAGTCTATTACTGAACAAGAAATTGATTTTTTTGTTGAAAATCTTGTTAAAGAAAATCCAAAATATAAAATTGATAAAGAATTTTTAGGTAAGTATGTGTTTTTTAATTACTATCAAGATAATAATAAGGAGCTTCCAATTTATAATCTACATTATGACAAGGTTTTAAAAGCAGCTTGTGAATATTTATCTAAATTAGGTAATTAA
- a CDS encoding 16S rRNA (uracil(1498)-N(3))-methyltransferase, with translation MKQIVLDANCLAGDFIIVKDMRIYHHLVNVRRLKKGDKLKILLKDKELRMSEIVKIGSNFIKFATNKIDKIEKNNFEISIFISSLKGKKIDSVLRQIVEIGVSEINIINADRSVSKIDISNTSAKTLRFSKIIDEALKQSGNKIVPKINFYNNFFYLPYSFCTTKYYVAHQSGMLLGKNESFENFSKIGIIIGPEGCFSDSEISFFKEKDFNFVRFNTPILRADTAIIYSLAYFKALLEDCNG, from the coding sequence GTGAAGCAAATTGTTTTGGATGCTAATTGTTTAGCAGGCGATTTTATTATTGTTAAAGATATGAGAATATATCATCATCTTGTTAATGTAAGACGACTTAAAAAAGGTGATAAGCTGAAAATTCTTTTAAAAGATAAGGAATTAAGAATGTCAGAAATAGTAAAGATTGGTAGTAACTTTATTAAGTTTGCTACCAATAAAATAGATAAAATTGAAAAAAATAATTTTGAGATAAGTATTTTTATTTCTAGTTTAAAGGGTAAAAAAATAGATTCGGTTTTAAGACAGATTGTTGAAATTGGAGTTTCAGAAATTAATATTATTAATGCAGATCGTTCTGTGTCTAAAATAGATATAAGCAATACCTCTGCCAAAACTTTAAGATTTTCAAAAATAATAGATGAGGCCTTAAAGCAAAGCGGTAATAAAATTGTACCTAAAATCAATTTTTATAATAATTTTTTTTATTTACCTTATTCTTTTTGTACTACTAAATATTATGTTGCTCATCAAAGTGGAATGCTTTTAGGCAAAAATGAAAGTTTTGAAAATTTTAGCAAAATTGGAATTATAATAGGTCCTGAAGGATGCTTTTCGGATTCAGAAATTTCCTTTTTCAAGGAGAAAGACTTTAATTTTGTAAGGTTTAACACTCCAATTTTACGAGCGGATACGGCTATTATTTATTCACTTGCTTATTTTAAGGCATTGTTAGAGGATTGTAATGGCTAA
- a CDS encoding EAL domain-containing protein, producing MKGINNYQNINSVVISKDEIDVRDLIKLRSIFNLIQIVKSEKALYSEYVKQNNIKFAIIYNYEKPIDFSINVANELKNINKIHSIIISNEKFDKEYLKLNHIEIIKDINELEYKQSLIHQKKLFCDNKNTTLDFFLNLSELIKEIVIITNTENEIIYINEKGSKNLNLPMKISGNTIKVTDIDIRDWEKLKKIDLSYHTNSIPEFKNILITDCLLTLKNNKKLHVDVFISTIAQNNIDKLITIKEIPNINETENYKYLEIIDSQDEIQKAKEIEKLLVNHMDIYKKKRIYLLNLDLSLTTEYEYKEDREKLNIKILKIMYSKIMSLYSEYIFKLKHNNLIVIICTSGGENRIISIAKKIKKTIMLALKKEDIIILEFNIGIIEVNLRENLELKIPKLMMATKISSEYKESDPIIYKEELPETVILKNQNKIFQYILKAIKNDFFTLYYQKINPLKKNLKPKIEILTRLFDHMGKPIPNDQIFSLIDKYNLTAEVDQLVVKKALREYKSFVSKNGVHIFSINISPYSLKSQNFRIFLKDTLLKSQIPLQNICLEITETGILENFEIINKYFQELKSFGIKLALDDFGSGHTSLSYIKTLPIDLLKIDGSFIKAINSSEIDFVIIKSIKKIADTKNIKIIAEFVYNEEILKKINELEIDYGQGFLWHKPEPI from the coding sequence ATGAAAGGGATTAATAATTATCAAAATATAAATTCCGTTGTAATCTCTAAAGACGAAATTGATGTCAGAGATCTTATAAAGCTTAGATCTATTTTTAACTTAATTCAAATCGTAAAATCTGAAAAAGCTTTATACAGTGAATATGTAAAACAAAATAATATTAAATTCGCTATTATTTATAATTATGAAAAACCAATAGATTTTTCAATAAACGTTGCAAATGAATTAAAAAATATAAACAAAATCCATTCTATTATAATTAGCAATGAAAAATTCGATAAGGAATATTTAAAACTTAATCACATAGAAATAATAAAAGATATAAACGAATTAGAATATAAACAAAGTTTAATACACCAAAAAAAACTATTTTGCGACAATAAAAACACAACTCTGGATTTCTTCTTAAATTTATCAGAACTCATCAAAGAAATAGTAATCATCACAAACACCGAAAATGAAATTATTTATATAAATGAAAAAGGTAGTAAAAATCTTAATCTTCCAATGAAAATTTCTGGAAATACAATCAAAGTAACCGACATAGATATTAGAGATTGGGAAAAGTTAAAAAAAATAGATTTAAGTTATCATACAAATTCCATTCCCGAATTTAAAAATATATTAATAACCGATTGTCTTTTAACTTTAAAAAATAATAAAAAACTACATGTGGATGTATTTATTAGCACAATTGCTCAAAACAATATTGATAAATTAATAACAATCAAAGAAATACCAAACATTAATGAAACAGAAAACTATAAATACCTAGAAATTATCGATTCGCAAGACGAAATTCAAAAGGCCAAAGAAATTGAAAAATTATTAGTAAATCATATGGATATTTACAAAAAAAAACGAATATATTTGCTTAATTTAGACCTATCCCTAACAACAGAATATGAATACAAAGAGGATAGAGAAAAGCTTAATATAAAAATACTTAAAATAATGTATTCAAAAATAATGTCATTATACTCTGAATATATTTTCAAGCTAAAGCACAACAATTTAATAGTAATCATATGCACAAGTGGCGGTGAAAACCGGATAATCTCAATTGCTAAAAAAATCAAAAAAACAATTATGTTGGCATTAAAAAAAGAAGATATTATTATATTAGAATTCAATATCGGAATAATAGAAGTAAATTTAAGAGAAAATTTAGAATTAAAAATCCCTAAATTAATGATGGCTACAAAAATATCATCGGAATACAAAGAATCTGACCCTATTATATACAAAGAAGAGCTACCAGAAACTGTGATTTTAAAAAATCAAAATAAAATCTTTCAATATATACTCAAAGCAATAAAGAATGATTTTTTTACTCTTTATTATCAAAAAATCAATCCCCTTAAAAAGAACTTAAAGCCTAAAATAGAAATTTTGACAAGACTTTTTGATCACATGGGCAAACCAATTCCAAACGACCAAATTTTTAGCTTAATAGATAAATACAATTTAACTGCTGAAGTTGACCAATTGGTGGTTAAAAAGGCTTTAAGAGAATATAAAAGCTTTGTATCAAAAAATGGAGTTCACATTTTCTCAATTAACATATCCCCTTATTCCCTAAAATCTCAAAACTTTCGAATCTTTTTAAAAGATACCTTGTTAAAAAGTCAAATTCCACTTCAAAATATATGCTTAGAAATAACAGAAACTGGAATTCTTGAAAATTTTGAGATAATAAATAAATATTTTCAAGAATTAAAAAGTTTTGGCATCAAACTAGCACTTGATGATTTTGGAAGCGGACATACATCACTCTCATATATTAAAACACTGCCAATAGACTTACTTAAAATAGACGGGTCTTTCATAAAAGCAATAAACTCTAGTGAAATAGACTTTGTAATAATAAAATCCATTAAAAAAATAGCAGATACAAAAAATATAAAAATTATTGCCGAATTTGTATATAATGAAGAAATATTAAAAAAAATCAATGAACTAGAAATAGACTATGGACAAGGATTTTTATGGCACAAACCAGAACCAATATAA
- a CDS encoding CarD family transcriptional regulator has product MAFLLNQSVVYPMHGVGTIKDIRTKEFNGEIIDYYEIHFPFSDMIFMVPVAKVDDFGIRALVSREKVEEVFDVIKEFEGQIDSKKIKDGGHEFYKKSDILDTAKLYKFLYKKSTQKELPFYEKRILNDFELILEHEISLALQISFEEAKEKIKNILVGSKKA; this is encoded by the coding sequence ATGGCATTTTTGCTAAATCAATCGGTAGTTTATCCAATGCACGGAGTAGGTACAATTAAGGATATTAGAACTAAAGAGTTTAATGGGGAGATTATTGATTATTATGAAATACATTTTCCATTTAGTGATATGATTTTTATGGTTCCTGTTGCTAAGGTTGACGATTTTGGAATTAGAGCTTTGGTTAGTAGGGAAAAGGTAGAAGAAGTTTTTGATGTTATTAAAGAGTTTGAAGGTCAAATAGACTCAAAAAAAATAAAAGATGGCGGTCATGAATTTTATAAAAAAAGCGATATTTTAGATACAGCAAAGTTATATAAATTTTTATATAAAAAATCTACTCAAAAAGAACTTCCTTTTTACGAAAAAAGGATTTTGAATGATTTTGAGTTAATATTGGAGCACGAAATTAGCTTAGCTTTGCAAATTAGCTTTGAAGAAGCTAAGGAAAAGATTAAAAATATTTTGGTCGGTAGTAAAAAGGCTTAA
- the lgt gene encoding prolipoprotein diacylglyceryl transferase, whose translation MPNYINYPNWLHPEVIQGIPITWYSLSYIFIIIISYKFIWYQIQSDKIDIKKEDYETFMFSLVLGAILGGRLASTLVYDKSGIYYSHPWLIFLPFDQNWNFTGFRGMAIHGGFLGAIVAPLIVINTKLKNTNVQKYFLKLTDYGAIAFSSGYILGRLANFANAELYGRVIKGGIIFPNAEPFDTNIPGVKEFASSVGIEILPHDLLINLPRIPSQLIEGFFEGPVTFMLLWFLFRKIKKYDGFIFGTYIMLYAFFRFFIEYLREPDRELGFIINYKPIKSLSEFSFLNISMGQILSLALMLSGLIWIIVTKKIADKKIKYNTNLAYKN comes from the coding sequence ATGCCAAATTATATAAATTACCCAAATTGGTTACATCCTGAAGTGATTCAAGGCATACCAATTACATGGTATAGCCTATCTTACATTTTTATTATAATAATCTCTTATAAGTTTATTTGGTATCAAATACAATCAGACAAAATTGATATCAAAAAAGAAGATTATGAAACATTTATGTTCTCACTTGTACTTGGAGCAATTTTAGGAGGCAGATTGGCGTCTACCTTGGTTTACGATAAATCAGGTATTTATTATTCTCATCCTTGGTTAATTTTTTTACCATTCGATCAAAATTGGAATTTTACAGGCTTTAGGGGCATGGCTATCCATGGTGGGTTTTTAGGTGCAATAGTTGCTCCTCTAATCGTAATAAACACAAAACTTAAAAATACAAATGTTCAAAAATATTTTCTAAAACTAACAGACTATGGAGCAATAGCTTTTTCTTCTGGCTACATACTTGGAAGACTTGCTAATTTCGCAAATGCAGAACTTTATGGAAGAGTAATAAAAGGAGGAATAATATTCCCTAATGCAGAACCATTTGACACAAATATTCCGGGTGTAAAAGAATTTGCATCATCTGTGGGAATTGAAATTTTGCCTCATGATCTGCTAATTAACCTCCCAAGAATACCTTCTCAACTTATTGAAGGATTTTTCGAAGGACCTGTAACTTTTATGTTACTATGGTTTTTATTTAGAAAAATCAAAAAATATGATGGATTTATTTTTGGTACATATATAATGCTTTACGCTTTTTTCAGGTTCTTTATTGAATATTTAAGAGAACCAGACAGAGAACTTGGATTTATAATAAACTACAAACCAATTAAAAGTCTGTCCGAATTTTCTTTTTTAAACATATCAATGGGACAAATTCTCTCACTAGCACTAATGCTCTCAGGCTTAATCTGGATAATAGTCACTAAAAAAATCGCAGATAAAAAAATAAAATATAATACTAACTTGGCATACAAAAATTAA
- a CDS encoding MinD/ParA family protein: MIIIPVASGKGGVGKSLFSVNIAICLANEGKNVLLIDLDLGASNLHSMLNIIPKKSIGTFLKTKINFQDIIIESGIKNLSFIAGDSDIPELANIAASQKKTIIRNLKSLKYDYLVIDLGAGTAFNIIDFFLMSKRGVIVTTPTVTATMNAYLFLKNIIFRLLSSVFKRGTKGNEILTTIKQNSIDLQKVYIPNLLSKLENEDPENYSKFDKLFKTICPFMIFNMLKTPNDIEKTEKIIKSAKNYLSINLQSIGAIYKDEIVDQALNNKIPITIYKPTSSTSKSIKKIAKKLIEIEDLTNDAELLNEEDLIESYDFVLREAQEEYIGKIEYLESLIKNKTIESSEIIDIIKSQKREIETLRKQNMLFKKKLFEKLEKAKEV, encoded by the coding sequence TTGATTATTATTCCTGTAGCCAGTGGTAAGGGAGGAGTTGGCAAATCCCTTTTCTCGGTAAACATAGCAATTTGCCTGGCAAATGAAGGGAAAAATGTCTTGCTTATCGATCTTGACCTTGGGGCATCTAATTTGCATTCAATGTTAAACATTATTCCTAAAAAAAGTATAGGCACATTTTTAAAAACAAAGATTAATTTCCAAGACATTATTATTGAATCTGGAATTAAAAATCTAAGCTTCATTGCGGGAGATTCTGACATTCCAGAACTTGCTAATATAGCTGCTTCTCAAAAAAAAACTATAATAAGAAATTTAAAATCTTTAAAATATGATTACTTGGTGATTGATCTTGGAGCAGGAACAGCTTTTAATATCATAGACTTTTTTTTAATGTCAAAAAGAGGAGTAATAGTAACAACACCAACGGTAACAGCTACAATGAATGCATATTTATTTCTTAAAAATATAATATTTAGACTCTTATCAAGCGTTTTTAAAAGAGGAACAAAAGGAAATGAAATCCTCACAACAATAAAACAAAATTCAATAGATCTTCAAAAGGTATATATACCTAATTTACTGTCAAAACTCGAAAACGAAGATCCTGAAAATTACTCTAAATTTGACAAATTGTTTAAAACAATTTGTCCTTTTATGATATTTAATATGCTCAAAACTCCCAATGATATTGAAAAAACAGAAAAAATAATAAAATCGGCAAAAAACTATTTAAGCATAAACTTACAAAGCATTGGAGCAATCTATAAAGATGAAATAGTTGATCAAGCTTTAAACAACAAAATCCCCATCACTATATACAAACCTACAAGTTCAACCTCTAAAAGCATAAAAAAAATTGCAAAAAAATTGATTGAAATTGAAGACTTAACAAATGATGCTGAACTTTTAAACGAAGAAGATTTAATTGAAAGCTATGATTTCGTGCTAAGAGAAGCCCAAGAAGAATATATTGGAAAAATTGAATACCTTGAATCGTTGATAAAAAACAAAACAATAGAAAGTAGTGAAATTATTGATATAATAAAATCTCAGAAAAGAGAAATCGAAACCTTAAGAAAGCAAAATATGTTATTTAAAAAAAAGCTTTTTGAAAAGCTTGAAAAGGCTAAGGAGGTCTAA